CTGTGCCGGGGGCTGTCCGGGTTCATCAGCGAGTGCTTGCGGCTGTACGTGAAGTAGATGACCAGGCCGATCGCCAGCCACACCACGAAGCGAAGCTTGGTTTCCCAGGACAGCTGCCAGATCAGGAACAGCGAGAACAGCACGCCCACCGCGGGGACGGCGGGCATGAACGGCAGCCGGAAGGTGCGCGGCGCATCCGGCTTGGTGTAGCGGAACACGATCACGGAAATGCAGACCACCACGAATGCGGCCAGAATGCCGATGTTTGTCAGGTCGGCCACCAGGCGGATGGGGAAGACGCCGGCCAGGAAGGCTGAGCCCAGCCCGGCAATCCACGTGACGCGCCTGGGTGTGCCGCGGTGGTCCACCTTGGAGAACCACTTGGGCAGCAGCCCGTCGCGGCTCATGGAGAACCAGACGCGGCTGACGCCGAGCAGGAAGGTCAGCATCACGGTCAGGATGGACAGCACGGCGAAAACGGAGATGATGCTGGCTATGACCGGCAGGCCGACGCCGGTGAAGGCGGAGGCGAACCCGGCCGTGGGGTCGATGTTCTTGTAGTTCTGCATGCCGGTCAGCACCAGGGTCGCGGCGACGTAGAGCAGCATGGCGATCACCAGGGACATGATGATGGCCTTGGGCATGTGCTTCTTGCCGTCCTTGGCTTCCTCGGCCGCCGTGCTCATGGCGTCGTAGCCGAACACGGCGAAGAAGACGGTGGCCGCGCCCGTGACGACCGGGCCGAAGCCGCTGGGCATGAACGGGTTGTAGTTGTGCGCGTTGACGTAGAACATGCCCAACCCCACGATGAACAGGATCAGCACAATCTTGATGGCCACGGCCGCGAGTTCGAACCGGCCCAGCGCCTTGGTGCCGCGGCTGAGGATCCAGGTGACCAGCAGGCAGACGAGGATGGCGGGCAGGTTGATCAGGCCGCCGTCTTCCGCGGTGGCGGATATGGCGTGTGGCAGGTGCATGCCGAAACCGCCGAGGAAGGCGTTGATGTAGCCGGAGATGCCGATGGCGACGACGGCGACAATGGCGATGTACTCCAGCAGCAGGTCCCAGCCGATGAACCAGCCGGTCAGCTCGCCCAGCGCCACGTACCCGTAGGTGTAGGCGGAGCCTGCCCGTGGGATCATGCCCGCGAATTCCGCGTAGGACAGCGCGGCGGCGGCGGAGGCCAGCCCGGCGATGAGGAAGGAGATCAGCACGGCCGGCCCGACGCCGGGATGGCTCGGGTCGCCGTGGGCCACGAGCCCGGCGAGCGAGAAGATGCCGACGCCGATGATGCCGCCGACGCCGATCGCGGTCAGCTGCCACAGACCCAGGGATTTGAGCAGGCCGCTCTTTGCGCTCTCAATGTCCATCTCGGCGATCGGCTTGCGCCGCCAGACGGACTGTGGGTTTGGGGTTGTTGCCATGCGCGGGTCTCCTTAGTGGACGGCGCCATCCGGTACCTCTAGGGGAGTGCCGGTCTGGCCGTCGCGTGATCTAAATTACTGCCTCTTTAGTTTGCCGTCCACCATCCATTATGAAAAGTGACTTCTCTTAAGTAGTATTCGTAAGCTGTGCTCACTTATCTGTCTGCATCTGCTTGCACGGCGCTAACGGTCGCGGGCGGTTCTGGCGCCGACAGAGGAGCTTTCGGTGGCATATCCCGTCAGCCGGCCTGGAAACCACGTCCAGGCCGTCCACTGCCAACGGCTATTGGCAGTTCCCCGCCCTTAAACCGCTGCAGCGACAAGGGCTTGGGCTTCCTTGACGCGGAGTTTGCCGGACATCAGCTGCGGAAGCAGCGCGTCGCGGGTGGCGCCGAGAGTTCGGTTTTCTGCTCGCGTTGTGGCCACCCTTGCTCCAATTGCAGTAACTTGTGCCAACACTGAAATGGGTATTGAACTTGGGCTTGGAACCAATGTTGCTAGCAAGTCGCTGGGTCTCACCCGCTGATGGCTGCTAGAGGTGCCTGCAACTTGGGTTTCAAGCGAAGCGCTGAATGAAGGCTGCGAAAGCATGGCCCAGATGACTGCCGTGGACACTTGCTTCGGTTCCAAGACCAGGAACTCAGTAGACGCGAGCGAGGGGATATCTGGCATAGTCGCGACGTCCCAGACCCTTGGGAAGCGCGGGTTTAGCTTAGAAATGAGAACGGACGGCCGCTCGATCAAGAACTTATTGCTCTTGATGGTTGAGGGTTCGCAGAATTCCGGGCTTTGGTCCACGTCGAAGGCAGGCAAACTGAAGTGAGCCACTTTGTCCACAGGCATCGACTCCGGATTGGTCGACGTCTTGCGATGCTCAACGATTTCGGAAATCGGCACAGTGGCTGGATAGGCCGTCAACAATGTCGTCATCAGGCCAGTTGCTGTGTCAGCAAGTTTGGTGTTGGCGGCGATCTTGTCGTCGAGGGCGCCCAGGACTTCTGCGATGGCGCATTGCTCCTGCAAGGGGGGGAGCAGAAGAGTATGGGCCTTGACGATGTCTGTCTTCAAATTAGTGAAGATAGAGCCGTTCCCCTGACCTGCCAAGTGCTTTCTGTCATTCAAAAATATATAGTAGAAGAATTTAGGATCGATGCCTCGAAGATTTCGGAGCAGTAGCCAGCCATCGTGAATGCAGGCTTCGATTCCTAAGATTTTCGGAATGCCTGGTGTCGCGCTGTTGGACAGGATTAGATCGCCGGGACGAACTACAACACTCTTACTTCGTCCCTCATGGCGGATAAATTCGCGCGTCCTTGTTATGTACCTCGAGGGATCTGCTGTGGCGTCAGCGATTTTGATCCATGGTGTCCCCTCCGGCACTATCCATTCGTGGATCGGACGTGGAGAGGCTCCTCGGGTTACATCGCAAAGCTCATCTACCCGTTTCAAAGGCCATTCGGGCGTGATATCAAATAAGTAATTGAACGAATCTGGAAGGCTCATGAAACCCTCCCCAGCTGCTCGCGCACAACCGCCGCAAGGCGCTCGGACTCGTCGAATTGGGCAAAGAGCTCGGCGGAGAGCCGTGCAATCTTTTCCTCGATCGGCTCGCCGTCGTCCTCCACGTCGGCGGCGCCAACGTAGCGGCCCGGGGTCAAGGCGTAGTCGGCGGCCTTGATCTCGGCGAGGGAGGCTGAGTAGCAGAAGCCGGGGACGTCGGCGTAGGGGGTTTCGGCAGGGCTCTGGGCCTCCGGGTCTCGACGCGCTCGCAGAGCTCGCTGCTCGACCACCGGGAGGGTCTCGACAGGCTCGACCACCGGGAGGGTCTCGACAGGCTCGACCACCGGAGGCTCGACCGGCGGGGATGGCTCGACCACGGGCGGGGTGCCGCGCCAGGCGTGGAAGGTGCCCGCGATCTTGGCAATGTCCTCGTCGGAAAGGGCCCGTTCGGCACGGTCGACCATGTGGCCCAGGTTTCGGGCGTCGATGAACAGCACCTGACCGGTCCTGTCCACAGACCCGCCAGAGCCGGCAGTCTTGTCCTTCGCAAAGAACCACGTGCACACGGGGATGCCGGTGGAACGGAACAGCTGGGTGGGCAGCGCCACCATGCAGGAGACGAGGTCCGCCTCCACGAGCTGGGCGCGGATCTCGCCCTCGCCGCCGGAGTTCGAGGACATGGAGCCGTTGGCCATGACCACGCCGGCGGAGCCGCCCGGGGCCAGCTTGGAAATGATGTGCTGGATCCACGCATAGTTCGCGTTTCCGGCCGGCGGGACGCCGTACTTCCAGCGGGGATCCGACTCCGAACGCGCCCAGTCCTTGATGTTGAACGGCGGGTTGGCCATGATGAAGTCGGCCTGCATGTCCGGGTGCTGGTCGCGGGCAAAGGTGTCGCCCCAGCGCGAGGCCAGGTTGCCGTTGAGCCCGTGGATGGCCAGGTTCATCTTCGCCATCCGCCAGGTGCGCTCGTTGAGCTCCTGGCCGTACACGGAAATCTCCGAGCCCTCCTTGTTGTGGGCCTCCAGGAACTTCTCGGCCTGGACGAACATGCCGCCCGAACCACAGGCGGGGTCGTACACGCGGCCGTGGTCCGGGCGCAGCACCTCGACGAGCACGCGGACCACGCCGGCGGGGGTGTAGAACTCGCCGCCGCGTTTGCCCTCGGCGCGGGCGAACTTCTCCAGGAAGTACTCGTAGACCTCGCCGAGGAGGTCGCGGGCCTTCGTGGCGCCCTGGCCGGTGAACTTGGCCGAGTTGAACAGGTCCAGCAGCTCGCCCAGGCGGCGCTGGTCCACGTTGTCCTTGTTGAAGATCATCGGCAGCGTTGCCGCCAACGACGGGTTCGAGCCCATCACGTACGCCATGGCGTCGTCGATGAGCTCGCCGATGCTCTTGGCGTGCTCGTCCAGGGTGGCCTGGGTGCCCTTGGCGTTCTGCGCCAGGTACGTCCAGCGGGCGCGGGCCGGGACCCAGAACACGCCGCGGCCGGTGTATTCGTCGACGTCGTCGATGAGCTGGCCGATCTGCTCCTCGTTCAGGCCGTCGGCCTCCAGTTCGGCGCGGATCTGCTCGCGGCGCTCGTCAAAGGCGTCGGAGACGTACTTCAGGAACACGAGCCCCAGGATGACGTCCTTGTACTGTGAGGCATCCATGGACCCGCGCAGCTTGTCCGCGGCCTTCCACAGGGTGTCCTTGAGTTCCTTCATGGTGGACGGGGCGGCGTCCAAGTTCTTCGCGGTGCTTTTCTTCGGGGGCATTGAACATCTTCCTTTTACGTTAAATCGATCGTAGCGTCCACGGCGAGCCCGCCGGCGCTGACGCCGTCGCGCAGGAGCGTGGTGAGTTCGGTGAGGCGGTCGAGCCTGAGCTGGGCGGCGCCCCGTTCCTGATCCAGGAGTCCCAGGGCGTGCTGCAGCTGCCGTGCCGCGGCGTGCGGCACCAGCCGGAGCGCCCAGTGCCGCCAGTCCTTGGAGGCGGCGGCATTGATGTCCGCGGCGACCAGCTCCGGCATGAGCCCGCCGGGATCGGCGCCGCTGATCCGCAGCACCCGGGCGGGATATTCGACGACGGCCCCGCCCCCGGCGTCGACGGCCGCCGCGGGTGTGGGGACGGTGGCGAAGACGACGTCGCCGGGCTCGGTCAGCCGCGCGTTGGGGTGGTTGGCCGCCAGGACCAGGCGGTCGATCCTCCTGACAGCCGTGCCGCGGCGTCCCTGCCCCGCGCCGCGCCCAAGGTCCGCGGGCCCGAGGACCCGGGCGCCGCCGTCGTCCGCCAGCGGCAGACCGGCGGCGAGGCGCACCCCCTGGACGTAGCGCAGGTGGCCCTGCGACAGCAGCACGTCAACCATTTCGGTGTTGGGGGTGCCGTGGCCCAGCGACACCCCGACGGACAGGGGCGCCGGGGCCGCCGCGGGATCGTTGAGCCGGGCGAGGAGCCGGTCCGCCCGCACCGCCTGCTCGGCAGCGGCGGGCCCGTCGCGGCGGGCCGCGGCGTGACGGACCAGCGCGCCGCGGCGGGCGAGCAGGCGGGAGGTGGGCACGGTGCGGGCAAAGCGCATGGCGTGGGAGCGGATCAGGCCCGCCGTTCCCAGCGAAACGGCGAGGTCGCCCACTAGGTCCTGCACGGCGTCGGCGGTCAACGGGGTGTCGGTGAGGTCGGCGACCATGGTCCAGCGCTCGGCGATCGGCACGGACGCGTGGGCGGGGCCGAGCACCCAGAGGGCCAGCGACTGGCGGGCCTTGGCGGGGACCAGGCCGGCGGGGAGGCGGACGATGGCGCGCACCCGGCCCGAGCGGAGCAGGTCCGAGCGCACATCGGCGGCCCTCGCGTCGTCGAGGGCGTCCGTAAGCACCGACGCCGGAGCCATGAAAACCCCGCGCTGCGAATCGTCCATCTGCAGGACGGTGTTCTCAATGTCCGCCAGAATGTCCGGCGCCGCCAGGTCCGGGGCGCCGGGCGGCGGGTACGACGCCACATGGACGGCCGGTTCCCCGACCGCGAACTGGCCGCCATCCGACACGGCCAGCGGCCTGCGGCGCGCGCCGTGGACCAGCAGGCGGCGCAGGGCGGTCCGCGACGCCTGGTCCCGCCCGTCGCGCGTCAGGATCAAGGGATCCGCATCTTCGGGCAGCCGGTCCAGCACGGCCGTGAGCAGGTCACTGCCGCCGGGGGTGGAATCGACAAACACGGGCCTCCCGGTCCCGTTGCCCGCGGCCAGTTCGACGGCGGTCCCCGCCGCCAGCTCGACGGCCGGTTGCGCGAGGGCAGTATCCGCCTGGCCGCGCAGCCCGGCCCGGTGGCGGCCGCCCAGGAGCTGTTCCAGTGCGGCGGCGGGGGAGTAGGCGGCGTCCACCAGCTGGTCGGCGTGCGCCGCTGCCTCCGGGGCCGTCCGGCCCAGGGCCTCGATTTCCGAGTAGAGGAACTCGTCGTCCGGGTCGGCCTCGTCGGCGGCGTCAAGCAGGTCGTCAAGGTCCAGGCCGGCCAGCGGACCGCCCGTCAGCCGGCGCAGCGTGATGAGCGCGGTCTGGGCGGCAAACGCCGCTTCTGGATCCGTCCGGGCGGAATCCCGCCGGGCGAAGGCAGCCATGTCCGCCGCAGCCTGGGGATTGTTGCCGTGCCGGGTTGACTCGAGCCAGGCCCCCACCTCGCCGGCGTCAAAAAGCTGCTGGCCGCGGATGACGCGGACCGGTTCGGGGAACGGGGTGGAGGTGGTCCTGCTGCGGCTGCGCCACATCGACACCACCGGGCGCTTCACCTGCGTCAGGGCCGCGATTTCCGCCAACGAGATGCGGAGGGCCGTTGCCTGTTGGTTCACGCGGCCTCCCCTCGATCGGCATGTTCGGTGCGTGTACAGCTTATGTCGCATTCCACAACTTGGGGACAACATGTTGATAAGTCCCCTTATCAGCTGGTTTCATCGGAGATCGCTCTTGGAGGGGCTTAGCTTGGTTCTGTCAACGCAGGACAACCACCCATTGGGGGGCACCACCGTGGAAAGCACCAAGCCGGACGAAGGTCCGGGCAAGGAAACCGGCCGGCTCGTCTTCAGCTCTTACGGCCACGTGCTGGGCCTGACCGACGGGGTGTTGTTCGGCGCCAAGCGGCCGCCTCGACAGCAGGGGACCGCTGCCTCACCGGGGAAAGCGCCCACGGCGGAGCCAGTCCGCGATCCCGGGCACAGCCCGCACAGGGACGCACCGCACGGCTGAGCCGCCCCCGACCGTGGGGTGGCCATTCATTGGGGGACGGCCACTCCACGCCCACTTTTCATCACTCACAGGCTTCTTAGGGGACCAACCATGGAAATCAGCACCAGCCCTCAACCCACCGATCCGGCGCCACCAGTCGAAGGCGGCCCGGCCACAAAAGGCGCCGCCGGGCGCACATGGAAACTGAAGACGCTCGCGGTCGGGGGAGCCGCCGTCGTGCTCCTCGGCGCTGGCACCTGGTTCGGCACCACGCTCCCGGACCCCACCGCCAGCGACGCCTATGTGCAGCTGGCGCAGGGCAAGGCGGGCGTGGACGAAGCCCTCAGCAATTCCAGGGACGCGTACCGGAAGCTGGACGGCGAGTATGCCACCCTGCAAAGCCAAATCAAGGGTCGCGAGGACGCGGTTTCGGGGCGGGAAAGTGCCGTGGGTGCCGCCGAAAAGAAGGTGGGGGAGGCCGAGGCCGCGGTGAAGAAGCGTGAGGACGCCGTCACAGGGGCGGAGAAGGCAAAGGCCAAAAACACCATTGACGAAGGCACCTGGGCTGTCGGTCGGGATATCGCGCCGGGCACCTACGTGAGCGCCGCGGCCGTCGGTTCCGACTGCTACTGGGCCATCCTGGCCGGTGGCAGCAACGGCTCCGACATCATCGAAAACGACATCCCGGGCGGCGGGCGTCCGTCCGTGACGCTCAGCGCCGGGCAGGACTTCAAGTCCTCCAGCTGTGGCACCTGGACCAAACAGTAGGCCCCGCCCTCACCCGCCCGCCGCACTCCGCGGCACTCAGAACATCCGACGCGGCGTCACCCGCCGCGTCAACGAAAGGAAACGACCATGACCCACACACTCCACCCCGGGGCCCCGTCCCTGCAGCCCGCTCCGCTGGGCCACGCCGGCGTCGGCACCAAGTCCTTCGTCACCACGTGGGTGCTCGCCCTCCTGCTGGGCGGCCTGGGCATCGACAGGTTCTACCTGGGCAAGGTGGGCACCGGCATCCTCAAGCTCGTCACCCTGGGCGGACTGGGCGTCTGGACGCTCGTGGACCTCATCCTCACGCTTGCCGGCAGGCAGCGGGACAAGCAGGGGCTCCTGCTGGCCGGCTACGCCAAGCACAGGGTGCTGGCGTGGATCGTCACCGCCGTGCTGGTCGTGGCGGGCGCCGTGTCCGGCGGGGCCGCGGGTTCCGGAGCGGGCACGGCCGCTGATCCGTCCGCGGCGCCCGCGGCCCCGGCCGCCGCGGCGCCCGCAAAGGCACCGGCAGCAATGGCTCCGGCACCCGCGAAGGCCGCCGCGCCGGCAGCCAAGAAGTGGACGACCGTCCAGTCACTGCTGGGGACGAGTGATTCCGCCAGCCAGGTTTTTGAGTTGACGGGGTCGGAGGCCCAGCTGAGCTACGAC
This genomic stretch from Arthrobacter dokdonellae harbors:
- a CDS encoding amino acid permease, with product MATTPNPQSVWRRKPIAEMDIESAKSGLLKSLGLWQLTAIGVGGIIGVGIFSLAGLVAHGDPSHPGVGPAVLISFLIAGLASAAAALSYAEFAGMIPRAGSAYTYGYVALGELTGWFIGWDLLLEYIAIVAVVAIGISGYINAFLGGFGMHLPHAISATAEDGGLINLPAILVCLLVTWILSRGTKALGRFELAAVAIKIVLILFIVGLGMFYVNAHNYNPFMPSGFGPVVTGAATVFFAVFGYDAMSTAAEEAKDGKKHMPKAIIMSLVIAMLLYVAATLVLTGMQNYKNIDPTAGFASAFTGVGLPVIASIISVFAVLSILTVMLTFLLGVSRVWFSMSRDGLLPKWFSKVDHRGTPRRVTWIAGLGSAFLAGVFPIRLVADLTNIGILAAFVVVCISVIVFRYTKPDAPRTFRLPFMPAVPAVGVLFSLFLIWQLSWETKLRFVVWLAIGLVIYFTYSRKHSLMNPDSPRHSELDAAPAVERPGS
- a CDS encoding restriction endonuclease subunit S; translated protein: MSLPDSFNYLFDITPEWPLKRVDELCDVTRGASPRPIHEWIVPEGTPWIKIADATADPSRYITRTREFIRHEGRSKSVVVRPGDLILSNSATPGIPKILGIEACIHDGWLLLRNLRGIDPKFFYYIFLNDRKHLAGQGNGSIFTNLKTDIVKAHTLLLPPLQEQCAIAEVLGALDDKIAANTKLADTATGLMTTLLTAYPATVPISEIVEHRKTSTNPESMPVDKVAHFSLPAFDVDQSPEFCEPSTIKSNKFLIERPSVLISKLNPRFPRVWDVATMPDIPSLASTEFLVLEPKQVSTAVIWAMLSQPSFSASLETQVAGTSSSHQRVRPSDLLATLVPSPSSIPISVLAQVTAIGARVATTRAENRTLGATRDALLPQLMSGKLRVKEAQALVAAAV
- a CDS encoding class I SAM-dependent DNA methyltransferase, producing the protein MPPKKSTAKNLDAAPSTMKELKDTLWKAADKLRGSMDASQYKDVILGLVFLKYVSDAFDERREQIRAELEADGLNEEQIGQLIDDVDEYTGRGVFWVPARARWTYLAQNAKGTQATLDEHAKSIGELIDDAMAYVMGSNPSLAATLPMIFNKDNVDQRRLGELLDLFNSAKFTGQGATKARDLLGEVYEYFLEKFARAEGKRGGEFYTPAGVVRVLVEVLRPDHGRVYDPACGSGGMFVQAEKFLEAHNKEGSEISVYGQELNERTWRMAKMNLAIHGLNGNLASRWGDTFARDQHPDMQADFIMANPPFNIKDWARSESDPRWKYGVPPAGNANYAWIQHIISKLAPGGSAGVVMANGSMSSNSGGEGEIRAQLVEADLVSCMVALPTQLFRSTGIPVCTWFFAKDKTAGSGGSVDRTGQVLFIDARNLGHMVDRAERALSDEDIAKIAGTFHAWRGTPPVVEPSPPVEPPVVEPVETLPVVEPVETLPVVEQRALRARRDPEAQSPAETPYADVPGFCYSASLAEIKAADYALTPGRYVGAADVEDDGEPIEEKIARLSAELFAQFDESERLAAVVREQLGRVS
- a CDS encoding TM2 domain-containing protein, encoding MTHTLHPGAPSLQPAPLGHAGVGTKSFVTTWVLALLLGGLGIDRFYLGKVGTGILKLVTLGGLGVWTLVDLILTLAGRQRDKQGLLLAGYAKHRVLAWIVTAVLVVAGAVSGGAAGSGAGTAADPSAAPAAPAAAAPAKAPAAMAPAPAKAAAPAAKKWTTVQSLLGTSDSASQVFELTGSEAQLSYDFKGGADMVVAAIYLEPEGKDISKDGGIPLVMLSKTGASTTALHKTAGRYYLDVRAANVDSWTVTVQEKR